The Panulirus ornatus isolate Po-2019 chromosome 47, ASM3632096v1, whole genome shotgun sequence genome includes the window tacTGCTCAGTCACCTTGGAAAATGCCACATTGTTATACTTTACATTGAAATATCACTTAAGTATAAACTTTAGTCATATGTCTTGTCGATGTACTTGTGGCCATCCAGACACTACCTTGTCCCCTCCCAAAGTTTTAATGCCCTTTGAGATATAGTGAGCCATACCTCATATACTACTGGTCATTTTTTGATATGTATTACTTGTTAAGGTTGTTATTTGTTTGTGTAGTTTTTCTGTTCTTATTTCCCTTTTTGTATCATATATTATTAGATTATTGTATTTAccagttttattttttgtttgttagtTTATTTTCTATAGCATTTTGCATTATCACAATAAtttgatatgatatatatgtttagGAAATTTAGGAAGATTTTTGCTGTCAGCATtctgtttacaattttttttatcatatgtgGTATATAGTTGAATATATGTAATGAGTACTAGTATATTTGAATTCATTACTGAACTTTGAGTATTTACTGTACTACAGAGGTATTTGAATTTCAGAATAACCCAAGCTTTTAGTGATGGCATTGAATCTTCTTCCCAACAATGCCATGACATTCACAGAAAATCAGCATGGCACTGCAGTACTAGAAAAGTTAAGAAGTCAACGTGAACGTGTGAGATGTTGTGATGTCATTCTTCATGTAGCAGGCAAACAGTTTCAAGCCCACCGCTGTGTTCTGGCTGCTTGTTCCCCTTATTTTGATTCCATATTTAAAGGTAAGGAACACCTTCAGAATTTGTCATTACTTTCTCTagaattaaatgaaaaatattttttcctgcCTTCtatctggtcttgtgcatcaaagtgctaacacactcactcagctgctcccaaaacatttgtctctcatggtcttgtgcatcagaactgctaacacactcactcagctgctcctaaaacacttgtctctcatgatctttcttctcatgcccaggtgcataggcaccaatatttAAGTATTCTTTATATTAAAGAATTTGATTCTCATGGGGCTGATCTACAGACAAATTTTTGTAAAGGCATTCTATTAGCCAGTCTTTGCATAATTCAGTGCTTTAAGTATTGTTCTAGGTAAGGATGACTCATGCTGATTTTGAATAACAtatattgttttgttttgttagtGACTGCTTCATTTAAGGTAAAAGAATGTAAATGAAAGTCTTATGGTGCTCAAAAACTATGAAGGATCAGCCAACCTGGGATTTACTGTCAGCCACATGATTTGGGAAAAATAATTTTTCTGTTAAGACCAGTTTTTTCACATATGTCTGATGGAACCAACACACATTTTCTCAATAGAAAATGGTGCTGATTTGGTAAAGTTTGCAACTCACTAAGACCTCAACAAGAAAAGAGTTTCCTGAATAGTCACCTTAATTAGAGATGTTTCTTCTACTGATGGTTATCTAAGGGTTTTCATCTGCTGCATAGCACCCCCTCCACTTTATTCTCTTGGGGTATGACTGCATGGATGAAGAATGATTCAGGATTTTGCTCAGGAAGTATGTATTGAACCTATCAGAAGTACATTTTTAAGCTAAAATCTGTACTTTCCCTTCACTCATATGTTCCACCCACCATTCCTCTGCTGTTGACTTTTAAGTTTTAGACTTATGGTGTAGATGTAGGTGCACCAGTTTGACATCATGGGTATGGTATGAGATTACAGCTTTAACAGGTAATTTCAGCTTTGTCTTTGGGAAGTTTTGTCACTCTACCCTTGAGGacttatttttattgttttttgtttgaCTTTAGCTTGACTGTGGCATTTTTCATTTGATTGCCTGTCTTGCCGATGTCTGCCATATGGCTTTCATAGCTGTATAGATCTACTTAGTGAAGGACTAGGGAAGATTTAAGCCCAAACACAAGCTTTCTACAACCTTAAAGTGGAATTTTTATGACAGATGCTCCAGTATGGGAAAGAAGTCCTCACCCAAGCGAGGCTTGTAGTGGCATATTTgtatatgatatgataatatttCTTCTTGTACTTTATTTTGTAATATTCATTGCCATCTTTTGGCTGAATGTGTGATGTTTGTTAACCCAAACAGTTGTGTCTGTCCCAGGACTTCATCAGTTTCTTTCTTTGGTTAAGGATCTACATGGGCAGCCAGTTGTCTGATTGTGTATTCATAAAGACACTATGTTAGTTGATTTTTGGTTCAGAAACAAAACTTTGctcataaatttttcttttttgaattattTTCTTACCTCTGTGATGTTCATATTACCTTTATGTAATATTATAAAACACACACCATCTTGCTATCTTTATAATCTGAGCATGTGAATTTAAATTGTAAGAATAGATAAAAGTATTTacttttaaagaaaagaaatgcagATTATACTTGGTATACTGGGAGTCCCTGACTTATGAATCCAAATATCCATCCATAAGTAAGTGCTCCAGGAAATGCTGTCTAATTCCTAGTCTGACCTAGAAATGATCACCCTTATGCACAAACTGTAGAGTTACCTAAATGTCCATTTTTCCATTAAATGATGTTATGTTAACCATATTTATTTCAAAATACAATATTTATTACATTATTACTGGTAGGTATAGGTGTTTACTCTTATACTAtgtaaattatttttattttctggcTTACAGATAATTCAACTTACATATAGGGTCCAGGAACATAAACTTGTAACTTAGGGACTCCTGGTTATTTAGAACACTAATTGATTCAGTTAGTAACTGTTTTATACATTCTTCCATGAACAGTATTTCTTGCTCTCCACAGCTAGCAAAACTGTTAAGGAGCAGCTTAACATCACTTCACAGGATCCAGAAGTTTTCCGTTGTCTTCTGGCTTACATGTACACAGGAACTGTCGTTGTAGACAAAACCAACGTGGCAGAACTTCTGCGCCTGGCTAACAAGCTACTTATTGCCAAATTGAAGGAACATTGTGCAGAATACCTTGAACGATACCTTGATGCTACAAATTGTCTCACTGTGCGAGATATGGCTACAAAGTGAGAACATGGCTTAGTAATCGCAACtgataaattctctctctctctctctctctctctctctctctctctctctctctctctctctctctctctctctctctcgatgaagaGGAAGTTTTATGCTTGTGGGACCTCCATCTCATCAACCCTCTCTATATCATACAGCCTCTTAGATTTTTGTatgctgtgtatatgtatatgattacctGTTTAGGAGTAGGTTTGGATACTTGGTGACCACTGTTATGTTGAACATTTACTGAGAAGAACTAGCTTTGTTGTCTTGAATTTTTTTGTCATTAAAATGCAAGGTTCATTGTCTACTTGTGTTAAAAAAGGAGGATATGGTCATAATCAAGCTAGTGGGAGAAAAGAATTAGCTGTTTTCATTCTATAAATGTATTTGATTTGTCTTACTTTTGAAAGAGTTTAACATCTAGCTTAACAGAAGGTTGCCAAGGAACAGAGATAGTAGTTCTTGTGGATGGATGTTATATGCTGTAAATGAGTATAGCTGTAGTATGTTTCATATTAAATCTTTGACTAGTATAGCTTTTTCATCTTTGAAAATGCTATCTTATGAAAATTGGAGatattgtaagttattttcttcaTGTTCACAATTGTGTTTGGCTAAGGGTTCTCTCCCCTACTCTGATATTTCTCTGTAGGTTTAACTTGGAGGCCTTGGAAAAAACTACCGGTACTTTCATCCAAGCCCATCTGTCTGGTATTATTGAGGGTGAGGAAGTGCTTGAACTTTCACATACCAGATTAGAGGATTTTCTGAGGAGTCCGGTGAGTAAGATGAAGAGTTAATCAGCTTAAGTTAGAATGGAAGGTTACATTTTATGCTTTAAACTAATTtatacttttatccctggggataggggagaaagaatacttcccacgtattccctgcatgtcgtagaaggcgactaaaagggaagggagcgggggggctggaaatcctcccctctctttttttttcatttaattttccaaaagagggaacagagagggggaccaggtgaggatccagtcctctgttcttaacactacctcgctaatgcgggaaatggcgaatagtatagaagaagaagaacataCTTTGCCACACAAAATTAGATTTGAGAAAATTGTTAACATTAAACTGACAAATGGATGAAATAGATATATGCTGTATATTGATGAGtgcaagaactaaggaagggttAGTGCTACTGCTCAAGCAGGAGTTATGCAAATGTGTGAGAGTGTAATGGAATGAGATTCAATCTAATGCAGATAAAAATGTAAGTGGATAAcaagagacaggtgattattagtgcatatgcacctggccataagtAGAAAGacgaagagaggcaagtgttttagtagTAGCTAAAAATATTTATCTATAGTTTTGATGCCAGtgatcaggtgttagtgatgtGATTTAAATGCTAGAATGattagtgtggcagttgagggtataatagaGGGGCATAGGTTATTCATTGAGATGAATTGAAATGGTGAacaggttgtggggttgtgtgctgaaaaaatctggtgattgggaataccttgtttaaaaaaagGGATGTACATGAATATTAGGAAAGATGTTTAGAGAACATAATTGGATTATTTGCTAATTGATAGACATGCTGAAGAGAAACTCTTTgatgtagatgtgctgagaggggcaactagtaGGATGTTTGAACATTCCCTGCAGGaagcaaagttgaagatttgtaaaggtttttggaaATGAGGGAATGAGATGACTGAGAAGAGGATAGTGaaagtacgtgagcttggaagagagatgtgtgaagaaatatcaggagagaatgagagtagaatggtaaaaggtgataataaatgaagctaggggagtgggtgtgggataggaggtatttagggaagaatgCTGGCATGTGAAAAAGAAATGTCTGTCATGCAGTAGGTGAGAGGTTGTCAAGTGAAAAAGGTAATTAAGTCATGCGATAATGAAGTgaagatgctagtgaaagagaaaaaagttgtatgggcagtacttacagagaaggagtgcaaTTGATGGGAAgttgtacaaaagaaagtggcaggaggtcaagaggaaggtgtaggggctaaagaagagggcaaataagagttgggatgagagagtatcagcatACTTCAGACAGTGTAAGATGTTattgaaggaggttaatagtgtaagaATAATgggagagaacaaatgggaacattaatgaaggaggaaaatggggaagtggtaagatgcagtgatgaggtgaagaggatttggaataagtattttgaagaattgttaaaTGTTCTTGATGAGAAAGTAGCATATGTAAGTTGTTTGAGACAAGAAAGTATATGAAGTAAGGGATTCATAGCAagcagtttggtgaagagaaaagaggagttgaaagccttgtgtaagatgaaatatcacaaagtggctggagtggatggtagtgcagtttAAAATCATaagaaaggggataactgtgttgttgattggttagttagaattttaGATGTATTTGTGGATCATGTtgagtgcctgagaattggcaaaatgcatgtatagtgccattgtctaAAGGCAAAGTGGACAAAGGCAAGTGTTTGAACCACAAAAGGATAAGTTTTTTTTAGTGTACTTGGTAGGTTTTATGGGAGGATGGTGATTTGGAGGATGAAAACATGTGCATATCATCAGACTTGGGATGAACAATGCGGTTTCAGGAGTagcagaggatgagtggatcagatgtttgctttgaagaatgtgtgtgagaaatactaggagaTACAAAAGGATTTTTGTGTGGCATTTATAAATCTGTAGAAAGTATAtgttagggttgacagagatgatttTTGACAGGTGTtatggtgggaggaaagttattaaaaGTGGttaggagtttttatcaagattgtAAGGCATGAGTCCAAGTACTGAGAGAGGGTGACTGGCTGCAGTTGAAAGTAAatctttggcaggggtgtgtgatttcactatagctgttaatttgttcatggatgaggtgatgaggaaggtaaatgcaagtgtctcAGAGAGAGGGGTAGATATGTATTTCATAGGGGAtgggggggcctgggaagtgaatcaggtTATTTGCTTGGTGACACAGCAcgggtggcagattcaagtgagaactgCAAAAGTTGTTGTTTGAATTTGGGATAGGATGtaaaggaggaagtttagagtaaatatgaCAAAAAACAAGGTAATTGGGTGTAGCAAAGCAGAGGTACAGGTGaggtggagtgtgagtttgaatgcagagaatttggaggaagtggaatgttttgaatacctgggagtggacatggcagtggatgaaactgtGGAAGCaccagtgagtcatagggtgggtgaaggggtgaaggcTCTTGGAGGATTGAGTAATGTGtaaaaagagaggtcattatctaggagggcaagaAGAGGCACGTTTGAAAGTTTGATAGTCCCactgatgttgtatggatgcgagtcctGGGCTGTCAGTGAGAATGTGTTAAGGAGAGTGGATTTGTTTGcagtgaaatgtttgtggacattatgtgatgtgtgGAAGGTTGATCAAGAAGGTAGTAAAAGGGtgagaggtaagtgtggtagtaaaaagagctgaagagggtgtgcatatggtttggacatatggagagaatgagtaagcaaagggtgacaaagaggatagatgtattagaagtggaggagataagaagatggagaccagataggagatggaaggatggagcgaaaagaaTTTTGAGAGCTCAGGGCCTAaacttgcaggaggaggaaggctagcacatgacagagtgaattggagcaatacggtatacagggggtgacgtactgtcaatgggctgaaccaggacatttgaagcagccagggggaaaccatggaaaggtctctggggcctgactgtggatagGGGTCTGCAGTATAAGTGCAATACACATATGTAATGTTAGTAATGTTTCATTTTGAGGTACAACCACATCTGTTAGTTATCTAAGAAGGCTAATGCATGTTGCTGATAGAATTCTCATAGTGAACAACCTACCCTTGAACATGTCCCTCTCATTTGCCTTACAGCTGTAAATAATGATGTTAACGTTTCCTCTTTTTGAGCAAAATAGCCACTGATATATTTCACTTGAGTTGAAAgtgtttatctcttcatttttaatACAGTATTATGCAGTTCAACTTATTGTTTAACTCctactttgaaaatatatgtatggtttgTGCATTCACAGAGCTGGCAGTTACATGAAGATCAGACTTTGTTGCTGGTAACTCGATGGGTTCACCATTCCCCAAAAAGTCGAGAACGAAACCTACGCAGCCTCCTAACGTGGGTGCAGTGGTCACACCTCTGTCCACAGGCAGCAATCCACCTCATCCAGACTCACCCACTGTACACCACCTCTAGTTCTCTTCTTgcattattctttcttttggatGCTTTAAATGAGCATTCTTTACTTCCTGCTGACTTCCATGCACTCTTCTCAAACCTAAAGGCAAAATTCTGTCAGGTGAGTATAGATATTAGTCACattcatctctgtctgtctggtctgtctgtctatatctctgatgcctgtttccttctgGAATTCCCACcagggggatggccatggcaaaagagtctctacttatccACTTATTCGTGACAGTGAAAACTTTCTACTAAAACTTATCTATAATGTGTAGTGCAAACTTGTCTATAATGTGTAGtgctttattttttcttgtatataaTTTTTCTGTATTTGGAGGGTGAAAGCTGATTGAGCAATATTTCATTTATGCATCCTACTCAAAACACCatcattaaataactttataaattgATCCACCAGTCAAATTCTTTATGGCACATATTTAAGTATATCACgaacttttttccttttcagcCATCAGACTCTGTTGTTGACAATGAAAGTTTCCTGAATCTCGCAATATCCACAGCAATTGATGGACTTCAGGATGATCAGCTTGGCACTGGGAGAGGCCAGGAAATTCTGCCCGTTGTTAGTGACTTGTCCAGCCACACTGCACTTCCTGCTCACACTACACAAGGTCTTCCCTCAGATACTGAAGATGATCCCAGCATCCCACCACCTGTTCAGTCACACCACAAAATCAACGAGTTTCACATTAATTCAAGAAGagtatgtgatgatgaagatgaagagcatCAGAGTCAGTATGATATGTGTCGCATTGGACGTAGCTCCCAGGATACACATGTTAACCAGCCAAATTTGATTTTTTCACATCCAGCCACTTCATCCAATGTTGTTGGTTGTCATTCACAAATTTCTGAGGATTCTATAGGGAATGCATCTACAACAGATGACAACAAATTTACATGTGACAGCCAAGGGCATTTTGGACAGCCTCTCATGCGAAACTTGGCTGTTTGGCACCAAGAGCCGCCTTATGGTACcgaggaatctctctcttctGATTCAGGTCACATGTATCAAAGGCAAGTTTATGACCAGAGCTTCAGTATGAAAGTTCCTTGTCCGGATACATATAATTCAAGGGTCAATCCTTCTAGTGTTTATTCAATGAGAGAAAGTCCTCATAAGACCAAACAGGGTTTTGCTAGTGCTGTGTCTTATTATGTTAGCACATATAATCCTGAGGTTGACATGACTGTCTCAGATGACCAGAGTACACCGTCCTTTCCTTATGATGAGAATTTTAACTCTGGCATTAATTTTTACCCTTGCAGACCAACTGATGTAAAAGATACTCAGCATATAATAATTGAATCTCATCACAACCAGGAAAGTTATCCAAagtcatattatcatgatgaatcAACAAATACTCAAGATATGAGCTGCAGTCGTGATATATATTACAATGAAAATTCATCAGATACTCAGATATCTAATTGCCCACAGGATATGACTCTTCAGCATCAATTCAGTCAGTGCTCAGAAGTTAAACATAAGGTTTCTCAGAATCAAGAAATACCAGCAATAGAGGATTCAAGAGATACAACACTAACTAGTGCAATACCAGAGAGACTTATTGGGGATGAGTCTCACTATGAGCATTACCCGATAAAGAACACCAGTGTGGACAAGTTTCATCATGATATAACTAGATCAGGGGAAGAGTCAGGATTACCTTTAGGGTCCAGAGAGATAGCCACGCAAGACTTGTTATTGGATGGGAAAAGACTGTCTTCAGAATGTGTTATAGAGACTAAAGGTTTAGTTACCCTTGTGGGAGGGGCTATGGATGTAGACAGAAGTTATAGGGGATGTGCTGCAGAGGTTGTGGATGGAGATCGGATATACAAGAGCTGTGGCTCAGATGTAAGGGGTATTTTTGCTCAGAGTGAAGCATCAACAGAAGAACAAAGAAATCATGATGAGATGTCAAAAGCTGTCCCACCAGAAGAAATACACTCACTTGTACCTTCTTCATCAGATAATACTCCACGGCAGGTCAAGTTTAAGATCAACCGGAGTTCAAATTCTTCTTCTTTAGGTAGGACAGTATTGTATATACTGACCCTTCTAATTGTTTCACCACTGAGTTCCCCATTTTGTAGGTAGACTACCCACTGTAAGATGACTAAAagaccattttcatttatttaggGACGTCAGTGAATGTCAAATACATGTGTTATGGGTAATAGTGAATGAGTTGGTATATTTAAGTTTGACAGGGTTGAACCTAATGAAGTACTTCATGTGCTGTTTCAGCCTCTTTTTAAGAGTTGCTGGGAAGGCTTTTCATGTAAGACAGATGTAATGTAATGTTTCTCGTGATAGATTTAAATTGATGAAGTTATATTTGATTTTATAGTATTTTAGATTTCTTATGAAGAGAATGACCCTCAGATTGACTCATCACACATTGCACTTAACATTTTGCATAAAGATTTTCCTCAGGAATGTACTGCATGAGACATATTGCATCTGTCTGAACTCCTGCATCTTTCCAAAATTATTCATcgttatacgttgtcgctgtctcccgcgttagcgaggtagcgcaaggaaacagacgaaagaatggcccatcccacccacatacacatgtatatacacacacatccacacacgcacatatacatatctatacatctcaatgtttttttttttgttttttttttcgctgtctcccgcgttagcgaggtagcgcaaggaaacagacgaaagaaatggcccaacccacccccatacacatgtatatacatatgtccacacacgcaaatatacatacctacacagctttccatggtttaccccagatgcttcacatgccctgattcaatccactgacagcacgtcaaccccggtataccacatcgatccaattcactctattccttgccctcctttcaccctcctgcatgttcaggccccgatcacacaaaatctttttcactccatctttccacctccaatttggtctcccacttctcctcgttccctccacctccgacacatcctcttggtcaatctttcctcactcattctctccatgtgcccagaccatttcaaaacaccctcttctgctctctcaaccacgctctttttatttccacacatctctcttacccttgcgttacttactcaatcaaaccacctcacaccacacattgtcctcaaacatctcatttccagcacatccatcctcctgcacgcagctctatccatagcccacgcctcgcaaccatacaacattgttggaaccactattccttcaaacatacccatttttgctttccgagataatgttctcgacttccacacattcttcaaggctcccagaattttcgccccctcccccaccctatgatccacctccgcttccatggtaccatctgctgccagatccactcccagatatctaaaacactttacttcctccagttttgctccattcaaacttacttcccaattgacttgaccctcaaccctactgtacctagtaaccttgctcttattcacatttactcttaactttcttctttcacacactttacctaactcagtcaccagcttctgcagtttctcacatgaatcagccaccagcgctgtatcatcagcaaacaacaactgactcacttcccaagctctcttatccccaacagacttcatacttgcccctctttccaaaactcttgcattcacctccctaacaaccccatccataaacaaattaaacaaccatggagacatcacacacccctgccgcaaacctacattcactgagaaccaatcactttcctctcttcctacacgtacacatgccttacatcctcgataaaaacttttcactgcttctaacaacttgcctcccacaccatatattcttaataccttccacagagcatctctatcaactctatcatatgccttctccagatctgtaaatgctacatacaaatccatttgcttttctaagtatttctcacatacattcttcaaagcaaacacctgatccacacatcctctaccacttctgaaaccacactgctcttccccaatctgatgctctatacatgccttcaccctctcaatcaataccctcccatataatttaccaggaatactcaacaaacttatacctctgtaatttgagcactcattcttatcccctttgcctttgtacaatggcactatgcaagcattcctccaaccctcaggcacctcaccatgagtcatacatacattaaataaccttaccaaccagtcaataatacagtcacccccttttttaataaattccactgcaataccatccaaacctgctgccttgccggctttcatcttccgcaaagcttttactaactcttctctgtttaccaaatcattttccctaaccctctcactttgcacaccaccttgaccaaaacaccctatatctgccactctatcatcaaacacatctcaatgtatacatatatatatattttttatttatttatttattcatttatttattttctttccaaAGCATTCTCTTGTATACTTTCCAACATAGGAGATTTTTcccaccatcacactccatctTTCATCAGCATAACACTTTACCTTTAACATATTTCAGTGCTAACCTTGCCCTAACTACCTCACTTTTACCTTAGTACAGTACGTTAATGCCACTTATACCATTATACTGTGTCACTGTATCTTTTTTTAAATGAAGATTTGATGATCATATCACAAtacatttttgtatttttcactCAAAGACTAGCATTTTTTACATAAAATGGATACAAAATTTAAGATAAATCCTTTTCAGTTGAGTGTGGGATGGTAATATCCCACTTGAGAAGAGTTGGCTTAGTTTTATGTCTGATCTGACATAGTGACAGGTCTTATCTCTCTTTATCTTTGATGCCTATAGTGACAGGACTTATCTCTCTGTATCATTGATGCCTGTTCCTTATATATAAATCGTGTGCAATGCTCCACCAGTCCTGCTCGCCTATGGAATTCTACCTATTGATATCATGAGATTGTGTAATGCTACTACCATGTTGTCCCATCCATGATTCTGGTATTATTACTTGGAAGGAAAACCTCCAAATTGAATTAATGTACCTTAGCAAGCAACTTGAAGGAGAAAATAAAAGTAGAGAAGCAGTTTGCAGAAGACAGGTTTCAGTAAAAGGAAACCAGAGGAGGTGGAAAATTGGAAGTGCATCTTTCAGAAGCAAATGCTGTGCATATCCCTTTACACTGTTACACACTGTCATGTTCACTATGGAGGGAGACATTGCCAAGTTcaccttcactacatccttggtaaatctagattcacttaatccttggcaaacacatcttcactttaCCCGTGGTGAATATATCTTCACTCTACCCTCAGTAAACCAAACCTCACTTCACCCACATCAAGTGCATCTTCACAACAACCTGCACACCACTAGCCTTTGAAACGACCCTATGGTCAGATCtgataccaccatcactacatcctcatcttcaaaAGAATTCTTTTTACTCGGTTGATCCATTGATTCTTCCCGTTAGTTTTAAGGTATTTAAGAGAGAAATAGATTAAATGTGAATTCAAATAGTAGCAAAAGAGTTACATAGTGTTCAAAACACAAGATGAAGAGAGTTTAAAGCAGGTAGTATAGTGCAGTGCATACTGCAATGTTGGTGAATTGGGTGGTGAAAGGTTAGGTGATTTTGAAAATTATGCAGACTACCAAAGCTGTAAGAAGGT containing:
- the LOC139763702 gene encoding uncharacterized protein, whose product is MALNLLPNNAMTFTENQHGTAVLEKLRSQRERVRCCDVILHVAGKQFQAHRCVLAACSPYFDSIFKASKTVKEQLNITSQDPEVFRCLLAYMYTGTVVVDKTNVAELLRLANKLLIAKLKEHCAEYLERYLDATNCLTVRDMATKFNLEALEKTTGTFIQAHLSGIIEGEEVLELSHTRLEDFLRSPSWQLHEDQTLLLVTRWVHHSPKSRERNLRSLLTWVQWSHLCPQAAIHLIQTHPLYTTSSSLLALFFLLDALNEHSLLPADFHALFSNLKAKFCQPSDSVVDNESFLNLAISTAIDGLQDDQLGTGRGQEILPVVSDLSSHTALPAHTTQGLPSDTEDDPSIPPPVQSHHKINEFHINSRRVCDDEDEEHQSQYDMCRIGRSSQDTHVNQPNLIFSHPATSSNVVGCHSQISEDSIGNASTTDDNKFTCDSQGHFGQPLMRNLAVWHQEPPYGTEESLSSDSGHMYQRQVYDQSFSMKVPCPDTYNSRVNPSSVYSMRESPHKTKQGFASAVSYYVSTYNPEVDMTVSDDQSTPSFPYDENFNSGINFYPCRPTDVKDTQHIIIESHHNQESYPKSYYHDESTNTQDMSCSRDIYYNENSSDTQISNCPQDMTLQHQFSQCSEVKHKVSQNQEIPAIEDSRDTTLTSAIPERLIGDESHYEHYPIKNTSVDKFHHDITRSGEESGLPLGSREIATQDLLLDGKRLSSECVIETKGLVTLVGGAMDVDRSYRGCAAEVVDGDRIYKSCGSDVRGIFAQSEASTEEQRNHDEMSKAVPPEEIHSLVPSSSDNTPRQVKFKINRSSNSSSLGLLSCTSQDTFSAEAPLSGNTSVTGVIDIPHLETDERNPDDPDEVLREDLINNAEKQDMKQEAGIEMETEDSTIRVLNNVEGDGKSGTPTAVSRDPPRRTSRRVKMTEKGKEIIKVSAAKTERVCELCQASFPQTKEYFVHMRGHFPGPPHRCDTCEASFKRIYHLLEHRVTHQEAKTHKCPHCPFSSHKKFNLTEHLTQHTRNRKYKCKICGDLFSRIQILRVHETKHTKERPFLCETCGWSGKTKNAFIVHTKFHTGKWRLILLPSLGRKLHVKKKHSQKESIKAPARKRQSKKKVLDVVSTSEQSSEVTNVITAHIECSQADIFSDLENTNVSLQPQLPGTPPPTTLSEYPPSPTYTFPAQSAPDDPLMMVSDMSSVTEGFTPLPQASPLHRNLGPGLNYEGSYHSPQYQTSPSHFAALSPTHATLSYANGHHQEESPLNFTAYVKY